One stretch of Paenibacillus sp. FSL R5-0341 DNA includes these proteins:
- a CDS encoding sugar ABC transporter permease yields MKNRLQLSLFLIPGLLLYVGLFVFPTLTGLFYSFTDWDGVSPSYAFVGLDNYKDSLSSIVFRKAFGNNVEFMLTVVIAQTFISLVLALLLVRNTKTRIVLRALYFLPAILSSVSVGLIWAFMYDPSIGLINYGLNEAGMSGIARNWIGDPKIAIYSIAAVQVWAHAGQMMIVFIAGLQGIPAELYEAARMDGGSKWQVFRTVTWPLLAPSATIVVAYTTIQSFKAFDLIFTMTDGGPNYATEILTTYIYHTAFGSYSFGLASAGSMIFLVLLALLTLLQFKALRADRVSY; encoded by the coding sequence ATGAAAAACCGTCTTCAGCTATCCCTGTTTCTGATCCCCGGGTTGCTGCTGTACGTTGGATTGTTCGTATTTCCTACATTGACGGGGCTGTTCTACTCCTTTACGGATTGGGACGGGGTATCCCCGTCGTATGCATTTGTAGGGCTGGATAATTACAAGGACAGTCTCAGCAGCATCGTATTCCGCAAAGCCTTTGGCAATAACGTGGAGTTCATGTTAACGGTTGTTATTGCACAAACCTTTATTTCGCTTGTCCTGGCCCTGCTCCTGGTACGCAATACCAAGACACGCATTGTGCTTCGGGCATTATATTTCCTGCCTGCGATTCTGTCCTCCGTATCGGTCGGACTGATCTGGGCATTTATGTATGATCCATCGATTGGTTTGATCAACTATGGACTGAATGAAGCCGGGATGAGCGGCATCGCTCGTAACTGGATTGGTGATCCGAAGATCGCCATCTATTCCATCGCTGCGGTACAGGTATGGGCCCATGCCGGCCAGATGATGATTGTATTCATCGCAGGTCTGCAAGGCATTCCGGCAGAACTGTATGAAGCGGCTCGTATGGACGGCGGCAGCAAATGGCAGGTATTCCGTACCGTGACTTGGCCGCTGCTGGCACCTTCGGCAACGATTGTTGTGGCCTATACGACCATTCAGTCGTTCAAGGCATTTGACCTCATTTTCACAATGACGGACGGAGGCCCGAACTACGCAACTGAAATTTTGACAACATATATCTATCATACCGCCTTTGGCAGCTATTCATTTGGTCTGGCTTCTGCCGGTTCCATGATCTTCCTGGTGTTGCTCGCGCTCTTGACGCTGTTGCAGTTCAAGGCACTGCGTGCCGACCGGGTAAGCTATTAA
- a CDS encoding SPFH domain-containing protein — MKNSKTFRVGAITVALVIIVGVLLVTFFVTRIPNGYVGVVYSPNGGVKDSTLSQGWKLVGAFDKVTKYPIRIQTVEYRDIQIATSDGKNITIDFAYNYQVEPSKVSSIFNTFGPISIQEIEDTYLKTRFRDAARKGISKFTVIDVYGEKSSEAGVDVQQRFSDDVKELGFIVSNVTVGVPQPDAKTQEAIDKRVEASQELERKTTELEIAKKEAERKRVEAQGNADKLLIEAEGQAKANKELQQSLSSQLVEYETIKKWDGALPYVSGSNTPMIQLPTTKTEQNSGAGSVSP; from the coding sequence ATGAAAAATTCAAAGACGTTTAGGGTAGGAGCAATCACGGTGGCATTGGTTATTATTGTGGGAGTGCTACTGGTGACCTTCTTTGTCACTCGAATTCCTAACGGATATGTTGGGGTTGTCTATTCACCAAATGGAGGCGTAAAAGATAGTACACTGAGTCAAGGGTGGAAACTCGTTGGAGCGTTTGATAAAGTGACGAAATATCCGATCCGAATTCAAACGGTGGAATACAGAGATATTCAGATTGCTACTTCTGACGGGAAAAACATCACAATCGATTTTGCATACAACTACCAAGTAGAACCAAGTAAAGTATCTTCTATCTTCAATACATTTGGGCCAATTAGCATTCAAGAAATTGAGGATACATATCTCAAAACACGTTTCCGTGACGCAGCCCGTAAAGGTATTTCCAAGTTTACAGTCATTGATGTTTATGGTGAAAAGTCATCCGAAGCAGGAGTAGACGTGCAACAACGTTTTTCTGATGACGTTAAAGAGTTAGGCTTTATTGTATCCAACGTTACTGTAGGTGTTCCTCAACCTGACGCCAAGACTCAGGAAGCAATCGATAAGCGTGTTGAAGCTTCTCAAGAACTGGAACGTAAAACGACTGAACTTGAGATCGCCAAAAAAGAAGCAGAGCGCAAGCGCGTGGAAGCGCAAGGTAATGCAGACAAACTATTGATCGAAGCAGAAGGTCAAGCTAAAGCAAATAAAGAGCTTCAACAATCATTATCGAGTCAACTCGTTGAATATGAAACCATCAAGAAATGGGATGGAGCACTTCCATATGTAAGTGGGTCAAATACGCCAATGATTCAATTGCCGACTACAAAAACAGAGCAAAATAGCGGCGCGGGGAGCGTATCTCCCTAA
- a CDS encoding carbohydrate ABC transporter permease codes for MFLKWFNRLILLVYALLILVPLYFVFVSSFKTSSNFFTSPFSWPDPFTWDNITGMFRNQPMWQYFGNSLVVTLGTVAIELLLSSMIAYAIVRWGGSVGKIVFALFVAGLIVPSQVSMLPIYSLTRTLGWSDSLTGLIVVSAAMLMPVSVFMLTGFMRMLNSEILEAGSMDGASEWRLYTRIALPLAAPSLAATATFLLVMVWNDLLIPMLMLSSKSKLTLPLALMQFRGEYVTNYPMMLTGVLVTAIPMIALFLLLQRYFVAGLTAGSLKG; via the coding sequence ATGTTTTTAAAATGGTTTAATCGCCTGATCCTATTGGTGTACGCGCTGCTGATCCTGGTGCCGCTGTACTTTGTATTTGTATCCTCGTTCAAAACAAGCAGCAACTTCTTCACCAGTCCGTTCAGCTGGCCGGACCCGTTTACGTGGGATAACATTACTGGCATGTTCCGCAATCAGCCGATGTGGCAATATTTTGGGAACAGTCTGGTCGTGACCCTTGGTACAGTTGCCATTGAGTTATTGCTGAGCAGCATGATTGCTTACGCCATTGTCCGCTGGGGCGGCAGTGTAGGCAAAATTGTATTTGCTCTGTTCGTAGCAGGGTTGATCGTTCCTTCCCAGGTGAGTATGCTGCCGATCTATTCCCTTACGCGTACACTTGGGTGGTCGGACAGTCTAACGGGCCTGATTGTCGTATCCGCTGCGATGCTGATGCCTGTCTCTGTGTTCATGCTGACAGGCTTCATGCGTATGCTCAATTCGGAGATTCTGGAAGCGGGCAGTATGGATGGGGCCAGCGAGTGGAGACTCTATACGAGGATTGCACTGCCACTCGCTGCACCTTCACTGGCGGCAACAGCTACGTTCCTGCTCGTCATGGTCTGGAATGATTTGCTTATTCCGATGCTGATGCTCAGCAGTAAGTCCAAGCTCACGTTACCGCTCGCGCTTATGCAGTTCCGGGGGGAATACGTGACGAACTATCCGATGATGCTTACGGGTGTGCTGGTAACGGCCATTCCGATGATCGCGTTGTTCCTTCTGCTCCAGCGATACTTTGTTGCAGGTCTGACAGCGGGTTCACTCAAGGGGTGA
- a CDS encoding LLM class flavin-dependent oxidoreductase: protein MKFGWFLPTAGDGKYVGVAPEREPSLEYLVDVAQTAEKAGFEFVLIPTGGACLDAWVVGSAVMSHTKTLRPLVAIRPGLVTPVLAARMGAALDQLSGGRAMINVVTGSSVRDLEELGDPLAHAHDERYVRASEYMEVMKRSWTQSTGLNLTEFAGSGSKSGADAPSDPNPEFNGQYYNFKGPVGMPETVQNPHPPFYLGGSSPIAKKVAVEHADTFLMWGEPHDWIQEQIEEIEVIRQQVKEETGQDRQLRYGMRAQVLIRDTEEEAWAAAWEIISKVPPEAIEKAKAAFAETDATNQRRQNELRELSEKQQFVVGPNLWTGLSVVRSGGAILIVGTAEQVAERLMEYGDLGVTTFILSGYPHLEEAEIFGRTVMPIIREKWKTRQKQHSVTTN, encoded by the coding sequence ATGAAGTTTGGATGGTTTTTGCCTACAGCAGGGGATGGTAAGTATGTAGGGGTTGCCCCGGAGCGGGAACCGAGTCTGGAGTATCTGGTCGATGTGGCACAGACGGCGGAGAAGGCAGGATTCGAATTTGTACTGATTCCGACAGGGGGAGCCTGTCTGGACGCATGGGTAGTTGGCTCGGCTGTGATGAGTCACACGAAGACATTGCGTCCCCTTGTCGCCATTCGCCCGGGATTGGTTACACCTGTACTCGCTGCACGCATGGGAGCGGCATTAGATCAGCTATCTGGTGGTCGTGCCATGATCAATGTGGTGACAGGCAGTTCTGTTCGTGATCTGGAGGAACTCGGCGATCCACTGGCACATGCGCATGATGAACGGTATGTGAGGGCGAGCGAGTATATGGAAGTCATGAAGCGTTCATGGACCCAATCGACGGGACTGAATCTGACGGAGTTTGCCGGAAGTGGTTCAAAATCTGGTGCAGATGCTCCCAGCGATCCCAATCCTGAATTCAACGGCCAGTATTACAACTTCAAGGGACCGGTAGGTATGCCGGAGACGGTGCAAAATCCGCATCCACCATTCTATCTGGGAGGAAGTTCACCGATTGCCAAGAAGGTCGCTGTTGAACATGCGGATACGTTCCTCATGTGGGGCGAGCCTCATGACTGGATTCAGGAGCAGATCGAAGAGATTGAGGTCATCCGTCAGCAGGTGAAAGAGGAAACCGGACAAGATCGTCAGCTCCGTTATGGCATGCGTGCTCAGGTACTCATTCGGGATACCGAGGAAGAAGCATGGGCAGCAGCTTGGGAGATTATCAGCAAAGTACCACCAGAAGCGATTGAGAAAGCCAAAGCCGCTTTTGCCGAAACGGATGCAACCAACCAACGCAGACAAAACGAGTTACGTGAACTGTCCGAGAAGCAGCAGTTTGTCGTAGGTCCCAACCTGTGGACAGGCTTGTCCGTTGTGCGTTCCGGCGGTGCGATCCTTATTGTAGGTACAGCAGAACAGGTCGCAGAACGTCTGATGGAGTATGGAGATCTGGGTGTTACAACTTTCATTCTATCCGGTTACCCGCATCTGGAAGAGGCCGAAATCTTCGGACGGACCGTGATGCCTATCATTCGCGAGAAATGGAAAACAAGACAGAAGCAGCATTCCGTTACTACTAACTAA
- a CDS encoding MFS transporter yields MSKLEVLRNPKQRKLLFSAGMSWLFDAMEVGMISFIVAALAKEWSLSPGQVGVLTSINSIGMALGALLAGALADRFGRKAILMWTLLIFTIASGLSALATGFAVLCALRLVAGIGLGGELPVASTLVSESMPTAERGRAVVLLESFWAGGWIVSALIANFVIPEYGWRIAFAIGALPAFYALYLRRAIQDPPRYKNHTKLHKITFREKVATVWSAPHRRTTLMLWILWFTVIFSYYGMFLWLPSVVMAKGFTLVKSFQYVLIMTIAQLPGYFTAAYFIERYGRKFVLVVYLTLTAFSAIAFGLATTEATILTAGICLSFFNLGAWGGLYAYSPELYPTSVRSTGVGLATSVGRIGGVLAPLMVGMLVQREVAISLIFTIFFVTILIGAAAVLFWGRETKGQELAE; encoded by the coding sequence ATGAGCAAACTGGAAGTATTGCGGAATCCCAAGCAGCGCAAGCTGCTGTTCAGTGCCGGCATGAGCTGGCTGTTTGATGCGATGGAAGTCGGTATGATCTCCTTTATCGTGGCTGCACTGGCCAAGGAATGGAGTCTCAGTCCCGGACAAGTCGGCGTGCTTACGAGTATTAACTCGATCGGTATGGCGCTCGGTGCTTTGCTTGCAGGTGCACTTGCGGACCGTTTTGGACGGAAGGCCATTCTGATGTGGACCTTGCTAATCTTTACGATTGCAAGCGGTCTATCAGCACTTGCGACCGGATTCGCCGTATTGTGTGCACTGCGTCTGGTTGCAGGTATCGGACTTGGCGGCGAGTTGCCCGTGGCATCTACACTGGTATCGGAGTCGATGCCTACAGCGGAACGTGGACGTGCCGTTGTATTATTGGAAAGTTTCTGGGCAGGGGGCTGGATTGTATCAGCACTCATTGCGAACTTTGTTATCCCGGAGTACGGATGGAGAATTGCCTTTGCCATTGGTGCACTTCCGGCGTTCTACGCATTGTATCTGCGTCGTGCTATTCAGGACCCGCCACGATACAAGAATCATACCAAGCTTCATAAAATCACGTTCCGCGAGAAAGTGGCTACCGTCTGGTCAGCACCACATCGCCGTACAACGTTGATGCTCTGGATTTTGTGGTTTACCGTCATTTTCTCTTATTATGGAATGTTCCTGTGGCTGCCTTCGGTTGTGATGGCAAAAGGATTTACGTTGGTTAAAAGCTTTCAATACGTTCTGATCATGACGATCGCACAGTTGCCAGGTTACTTCACCGCGGCGTACTTCATTGAACGTTACGGTCGAAAATTCGTACTGGTTGTGTACCTTACCTTGACTGCATTCAGTGCGATTGCGTTCGGATTGGCTACAACAGAAGCCACAATCCTGACCGCGGGAATCTGTCTTTCCTTCTTCAATCTGGGAGCTTGGGGTGGTCTGTACGCCTACAGCCCGGAATTGTATCCAACTTCCGTTCGTTCGACAGGTGTTGGACTTGCCACATCGGTTGGTCGGATCGGTGGTGTACTGGCTCCATTAATGGTCGGTATGCTGGTTCAGCGCGAAGTGGCAATCAGCCTGATTTTCACGATTTTCTTCGTGACGATCCTCATTGGCGCAGCGGCTGTACTGTTCTGGGGCCGGGAAACGAAGGGTCAGGAACTTGCTGAGTAA
- a CDS encoding cell wall hydrolase, whose translation MMKKYNQMAQMNEKTRVNSIDGNHAVIDMVRAHKNNDIHVTYRHKNSNELSEMNGLYDVYVVDESKPMKETEVTNMMNNMTITKNMEYTESEDARIKAGSTNEGSDVRTIDDTMVPITVSRKVTHGKGKAAGKRAGRVSMLLGACALTLGLTVAAPSAGAQKLEQGVRSEHVLQLQEQLSDLGYFDAGLTGYYGTITKGAVRKFQQAQGLSADGVAGPATLNRLNKKAKAEGETLRQLAKLIHGEARGESFEGQVAVGAVVMNRVHSDLFPSSISKVIFQKGQFTAIDDGQFNTKPTATSYKAARKALNGVDPTNGALYYYNPKIATSVWSKSRPTLLTIGQHDFTR comes from the coding sequence ATGATGAAAAAGTATAACCAGATGGCACAAATGAATGAAAAGACTCGCGTGAATAGCATAGATGGAAACCATGCTGTGATTGACATGGTGCGTGCACATAAGAATAACGACATACATGTAACGTACCGCCATAAGAACAGTAATGAACTGAGTGAGATGAACGGACTGTATGATGTGTATGTTGTGGATGAAAGTAAACCCATGAAAGAGACGGAGGTCACCAATATGATGAATAACATGACGATTACGAAAAATATGGAGTACACAGAGAGCGAGGATGCACGGATTAAAGCTGGTAGTACGAATGAAGGATCTGATGTGCGGACGATTGATGACACGATGGTGCCTATCACGGTCAGTCGGAAAGTCACGCATGGAAAGGGGAAAGCCGCTGGTAAAAGAGCAGGACGGGTCAGCATGCTTCTCGGTGCCTGCGCATTGACACTGGGATTGACCGTGGCAGCGCCTTCTGCGGGAGCACAGAAGCTGGAACAGGGTGTTCGCAGTGAACATGTGCTGCAATTGCAGGAACAATTGAGCGACCTGGGATACTTTGACGCCGGATTGACCGGATATTACGGTACGATTACCAAAGGCGCTGTACGCAAGTTCCAGCAGGCGCAGGGACTGAGTGCAGACGGCGTTGCAGGTCCCGCGACGCTGAACAGACTGAACAAAAAGGCCAAAGCCGAAGGAGAAACACTACGTCAGTTGGCGAAGCTGATCCATGGTGAAGCGCGCGGCGAATCTTTTGAAGGGCAGGTCGCTGTAGGAGCGGTTGTCATGAATCGTGTGCATTCGGATTTATTCCCGTCATCGATCTCGAAGGTCATCTTCCAGAAAGGGCAGTTCACGGCTATAGACGATGGGCAGTTCAATACAAAGCCAACGGCAACCTCTTATAAGGCAGCACGCAAAGCATTAAATGGCGTTGATCCGACGAATGGAGCGCTGTATTATTACAATCCGAAGATTGCCACTTCAGTATGGAGTAAGAGCAGGCCGACGCTACTAACCATTGGGCAGCATGATTTTACGAGATGA
- a CDS encoding extracellular solute-binding protein, which produces MKKNKKLILPLVSMLVMSILLSACGGGDNASSGENGSSGSGKVTISFMHWRGEDVEALNKTIDAFEKENPNINVEMQTLPSDQYQSTVQSKISDGSVGDVFASFPGAQFEAFTKAGLFTDLSGSSFLSAYNSKLIESGQHDGKQYAIPYQLVYNDPIYNVKLFEQYGLTPPTDWEGFLALCQKLKDNGIIPIAFAGADIGPGQFMNTMVMNNAPSDDIFTKVEAGEAKLTDEFWVKTLTQIKELNDKGYFQQDALGTKDPAAGALFIQEKAAMLASGSYQLAQNKQQNPNLEQKLLAPITVSADQAKYEGVHTTTFMLAVNSKSKHPEEAKKFLEFLSNPEVASEYANQTGQNVTVNDVKYDTPELQVAGEWATKKTVFQPRFTILNGDNQKAVTNSIQAVLSGTSPEEAAQQAQAIIDQHIGK; this is translated from the coding sequence ATGAAAAAAAATAAAAAATTGATCCTGCCGCTCGTCAGTATGCTGGTGATGTCTATCCTGCTGTCGGCTTGCGGCGGCGGGGATAACGCGTCATCTGGAGAGAACGGCTCCTCGGGTTCAGGCAAGGTTACGATCAGCTTCATGCACTGGCGTGGAGAAGATGTAGAGGCACTCAACAAGACCATTGACGCATTTGAAAAAGAAAACCCGAACATTAACGTGGAGATGCAGACACTGCCCTCTGATCAATACCAGTCCACCGTACAATCCAAAATCAGTGACGGTTCGGTAGGAGATGTATTTGCATCTTTCCCGGGTGCACAGTTCGAAGCTTTCACCAAAGCAGGCTTGTTCACGGACCTGAGCGGATCATCGTTCCTGTCGGCCTACAATTCGAAGCTGATTGAATCAGGACAGCATGATGGCAAGCAATATGCGATCCCGTATCAACTCGTATATAACGATCCTATCTATAATGTGAAACTGTTTGAACAATACGGCCTGACGCCACCGACCGATTGGGAAGGTTTCCTGGCACTTTGCCAGAAGCTGAAAGACAATGGCATCATTCCGATTGCCTTTGCCGGAGCGGACATTGGCCCAGGGCAATTCATGAATACGATGGTGATGAACAATGCACCGAGTGACGACATTTTTACCAAAGTGGAAGCTGGCGAAGCCAAACTAACGGATGAGTTCTGGGTGAAAACGTTGACTCAAATCAAGGAACTTAACGATAAAGGTTACTTCCAGCAAGATGCACTGGGTACGAAGGACCCTGCGGCTGGCGCACTGTTTATTCAAGAGAAAGCAGCGATGCTCGCAAGTGGATCATATCAATTGGCTCAGAACAAGCAGCAGAATCCTAATCTGGAGCAAAAACTGCTTGCACCGATTACAGTAAGCGCAGATCAAGCGAAGTATGAAGGAGTGCATACGACCACATTCATGCTCGCGGTGAACAGCAAATCGAAACATCCGGAAGAAGCGAAGAAGTTTCTCGAGTTCCTGAGCAACCCGGAAGTAGCGAGCGAGTATGCCAACCAGACGGGACAGAATGTAACGGTGAATGATGTGAAGTACGATACGCCTGAGCTTCAGGTAGCCGGAGAATGGGCAACCAAAAAGACCGTGTTCCAGCCACGGTTCACCATTCTGAACGGAGATAACCAAAAAGCAGTAACCAACTCCATTCAGGCTGTACTGAGCGGCACTTCTCCAGAAGAAGCAGCACAGCAGGCACAAGCGATCATTGATCAGCATATCGGGAAATAA